The genomic segment TCGGAGTCGCCGGCGAAGTCCAGATAGCCGACGCAGCCGCCGTACAGACCGCGGCGGACCGGCTCCAGCTCGTCGATGATCTGCATCGCGCGCGGCTTGGGGGCGCCGGACAGGGTCCCGGCCGGGAAGCAGGCCGTCAGCACGTCGAAGGCGGTGCGCCCCTCGGCCACCCGGCCGGTGACGGTCGAGACGATGTGCATGACGTGGCTGTAGCGCTCGACGGACATGAAGTCGACGACCTCGACGCTGCCCGGTTCGCACACCCGCCCCAGGTCGTTGCGGCCCAGGTCCACCAGCATCAGATGCTCGGCGCGCTCCTTGGGGTCCGCCATCAGCTCCTCCCCCAGCGCCGCGTCCTCCTGCGGGGTCGCGCCGCGCGGCCGGGTGCCGGCGATCGGGTGCACCAGCGCCCGGCCGTCCTCGACCTTGACCAGCGCCTCGGGGCTGGAGCCCACGACATCGAAGCCGTCGAAGCGGAACAGGTACATGTACGGACTCGGGTTGGTCGCCCGCAGCACCCGGTACACGTCCAGCGCGCTCGCCGGACACGGGGTCTCGAACCGCTGCGAGGGCACCACCTGGAACGCCTCACCCGCCCGGATCCGCTCCTTGATGTCCTCGACTGCCGCCTGGTAGGCCGCCGAGCCCCAGCGTCCGGTGAACTCCGGCAGCTCCGAGGCGGGCAGCTCGACGGCGGCCGACGCGGCCGGCCGGGCCAGGTCGGCGGCCATCGCGTCCAGCCGGGCGACGGCGTCGGCGTACGCCTCGTCGATGCCGGTGGCCAGGTCGTTGTGGTTGATCGCGTTCGCGATCAGCAGCACGCTGCCGTCCCAGTGGTCCAGCACCGCCAGGTCCGAGGTGAGCAGCATCGTCAGCTCGGGCAGCCGCAGTTCGTCCTCACCGTGCTCGCCGATCTTCTCCAGGCGGCGCACGATGTCGTAGCCGAGGTAGCCGACCATCCCGCCGGTGAACGGCGGCAGCCCGCCGCCCGCGTGCAGGTCACGCGGGGTGTGCAGCGTCTCGACCGTGACCCGCAGCGCCTCCAGCGGATCACCGCCGGTCGGCACGCCCACCGGCGGGGTCCCCTGCCAGTGCGCCTGCCCGTCGCGCTCGGTCAGCGTCGCGGCGCTGCGCACCCCGACGAACGAGTACCGCGACCACGAGCGGCCGTTCTCCGCGGACTCCAGCAGGAACGTTCCCGGACGCTCGCCCGCGAGCTTGCGGTACAGCCCGACCGGGGTGTCGCCGTCCGCCAACAGCCTCCGGCTGACGGGGATCACCCGGCGGTCCTCCGCCAGCTTGCGGAACGTTTCGAGGTCGGGCGCGACAGTAGCGGTGGTCATAGCGGCAGCGTAATGGGCCTGCGCGCAGGTGCCCGCTCAGCCCCGCAGATCCGGCCGGACGTACGCGGGCTCCACGTCGGCGAGAACGACGGCCCGCAGATCCTCGGGAACGTCGCCGAGGGCCACGATCTGCACCGGGTCGGCCAGGGCGATGTCGGCCGCGGCGGCCAGCACCGCGTCGGCGGCCGCGGTGTCGGCTCCCGGCACCCCGTCGACCTCGTACACCACCAGGATCTTCTCCCGGGCGTCCGCGACCCGGTAGCGCGTGAGGTACAGCCGCCGCACCGCGGCCATCGCCTCGATCCGCGGCAGTGCGGCGGCCAGCAGCCGGGGCTGCGGGTCCGCGGACGCCTTGACCTTGATGTACGCGCCGGCCGGGAAGGGCAGGCCCGCCGCGATCACCACATCGCGCTCCTCGGCGGCCACATGGATCGGCGAGGCGGCGCGCGGATCGATGATCAGACCGGCCGCGGGCGGCAGTTGGGCGAGCAGTTCCGGAACGGTGATCTGGAACAGCCGGTAGCCCTCGGGCAGATCGCGCCGGATCTCCTCCGGGTCGGTGTACGCGACGGCGCACAGCGTTCCGGAGACATCCGTGTAGAGCGGTTCCGGGCCGCGGTCGCCCGTCCGGACGCCGATCAGCACGATGCTGTCGGCGAGCCGGTAGATCAGCGGGGAGACCTCGATCGGCTGCGGGGTCGGGTCCGGGTGCTGGCTCATAGCTCGATCTCCGCGTTGACGGCGGGCAGGTCCTTGGGCAGCGGCGCCTCGATGCCCATCAGGTTCAGCTGGTCGCCCAGGCACATCCGGACGCCGCCGGATCCGTCGGAATGTCTCGCGTAGGTGCCGAGCCGGATGGTGCCGGGGAAGACGAAGGTCTCCCGGAGGCGGTCCACGTGGAAGGGCTTCTCCAGCGTGAGCAGCCAGTCCCCGAAGTGGTAGTCGACGATGTGCCAGTCCTTCGTGATCCGGTTCCCCCAGGACAGCTCGGCCGCCACGATCGGATCGAGGTGCGCGTGCGGGTTCTCCCGCGTGCCGGCGGCCGCGATCGGCGCCCGGACGTCGTCCGGCGTTCCGGCGCTCATCGGCTCGGCGCCGTGAGCTGGGAGCCGTAAACCGAACTCCTGGTGATACCGCCGACGATGGTGGTGCCGCCCGCGGCGGTGGCCGCCGTCCGGTTGTTGGTCAGGATCGGCGACCCGGACGGCAGGTCGAAGTTGTGCAGCGGAATGTTCTGCCCGGGGCCGACGGTGGCGATGCCGTTCGGCGAGACCGGCAGGACGTTTCCGCTGTGGTCGATGACGGAGATGGCGCCGGAGTCGATGTGCGACATCACGTCGGGGACGAAGTACTGCGGCAGGCCGCCCCCGCCGAACTGCGGGTTGGCGTTCGCGTAGGCGCCGGCCGCCGGCACGTCGGAGTTGAAGTGCAGGGTGACGCCCTCGGTCCGGTACTCGTGCTGGATGTACTGGTTGAGGTCGGACGGTCCCACCTGGACTCCCTTGCTGATCTCGGCGGAGTCACCGCCCAGCGACGCCATCGTCCCCTCCGGCATCGCGAATCCGGTGATCCGCGGGTGCAGCGCCTCGGCGTTGGTGCCCGCCGGGATGACGGTGTCGTGCCAGAGGTCGATCCCCGGGTAGCCGCCCGAGCCCTGCCAGGCGCGCGCTCCCTGGGACGGCAGTTCCGACGCCGCCTGGGTGCCGCCGCGCCAGCCCTGGAGGCCCTCGGACAGGCTGGACCGGAACGAGCCGAAGAGCCCCGCCCCGTCACCGAAGCCGGCCCCGAAGCCGGTCAGCGCGCCGGAGGCCCCGTACCGCAGCTCGGTGGCCATCGACGTCAGCTTGCCCAGGGCGGTGAACGGCAGGGCGCGCAGCAGTCCCGGGATGGCCGAGCGGCCCTTCCACAGGGCCATCGCGCCGGTGCCGATGCCCTTGATCGCACCCCATCCGGCGCCCAGCAGATGGCTGCCCACGCCGAGCAGCCCCTCGGCGGCGAAGGCGCCCTTCAGGGCGCCCAGCGAGGTGAGGCCCTTCGTCATGGGAATACAGCTCAGCGCCGCGAGGGCCACGTCCCACAGGGTCGCTTTCCCCTGGGTGTACTTGGCGATGGTGTCCGCGAGCACCAGCAGCGCGGCCGCGAAGACGATCCAGGCGATCGGGCCGCCGATGATGAGTGCGATGATGCCGCCGACCGCGACCACGATCTTCGCGACGACGATGAGGCCGTTCCACGCCTTGGCGGCGAGGTCCCCGAGCTTGTGCCAGAACGAGTCCGGCGGGATGCCCGCGTCGGCGGCCTCGTGCAGCGATCTGCTCGCGGTGTCGGCGGCGGTGTTGCGCAGTTCCGCCGCCTGCCCGGCGAGCCGCTTCGCGGCGTCCAGCTGTGCCTGGGGGCCGCTGAGCTGCGACTGCAGGGAGGTGACCTGGCCCTGGGCGGCGGTGTGCTTGCGGGCCTGCTCCTTGACCTGGTCGGGGTCGGGCGGGGCGACCGCCTTGTCCAGCGTCGTGAGCGAGCCGTTGGCGGTGACGAGCTGCGCGTGCAGGCTCTTCACCTGGTCGTGGACCTGACGGCCCTGGGAGAGCGCCCGGTCCGCCTGGCTCTGCGCCGAGTCGAGGGACGTCGCGTAGCCGTCGAGTGCGTCGGCGGCCAGGTGGTGGGAGTGCGCGACCTTGTCGAGCTGCCCGGGGAACTTGCCGATCGCCTCCTTGAAGACGTCGCCGGCGGCCCCGACCCACGTCATCGTCGCCTGGTCACCGGCGAGGGCCCGTACGTTCCGGGACGCCGCCTCAGCATCGTCGGCGATCCGGCGGGTGGTGGTGGCGAGTTGGCGGACCCGGAAGACGTCCCCCGGGGTCGGATCCTCGTGCAGGTCGAGGATGAACCAGTCGGCCGGGCGGCTCACGATGTGGTCTCCACGAGGTCGGCGGCGCGGAACAGGCGGAAGGTGGAGCTGATGGCGTCGAAGACGTCGAGCAGCGCCGGCGCCACCTCCACGGCGGGACTGCTGCACGAGACGATGGCGACGCGGTTCACGTCCCGCAGCGGTACGAAGGTCTGCATGGTGACGACGCGCATCGGGCGGCCGGACTCGTCCTCGATGTCCTCGACCCCGTGGCTGCGGGCGGCGGGCCCGGCGTCCGGGAGTTCGACGGTGGACAGCTCGGTCCAGGTGTCGCCCTCGGCCTTGGCCGTCTTCGCGCTGAGCGGTGCGAGCAGCGGGGACAGCCGGTCCTCGGCGTCGCTGCTCGCGTCGACCGGCCCGGCGACGAAGGAGACGGTGACGCAGGCGGGCAGCAGGCCGTCCGCGACCGGTTCCGCCATCACCGCGCAGTAGACCGCGCCGGCGTTCCAGGCGGCCGCCGCCTGGTTGCGCAGCAGCCGGACGATGTCGGAGCGGCGCTCGCGCAGTTCGGGCAGGTCGGTGAGGCGCCGGCTGACGAGGTCGGCCGCCGAGGCGGCCCGGGTCGCGGGGCGGACGTCGACCTCGAACCAGCTGCCGGGGACGCGCAGCGTGTAGCCGACGCCGGTGTCGAACTTCGGGCCGCTCACTGCGGCGCCCTGGTGCCGTCGCGCAGTTGCTTGGCCAGGTCCTCGTCGACCTTGGTGTAGGCCTTCACGGCCTCGGTGACCATGGAGGACAGCACGCCGGCGGTGTTCTCGACATGGCCGCGCCCGTCCCGCCAGCGCTTCTCGAAGTGGTGCATCGCGTCGCGGACCCGGCCGTCGCCGTAGTCGGAGTCGAAGGAGTCGATCACCGAGTGGCTGGATTCGAGCCCCCGTTTGATCCGGGTGAGCTGGCCGGTGAACGCGTCCAGTGCCCCCAGGTCGTATCCCAGGTCCGTCATCGAACCCTCCCATCGATCCGCGGACCGACAGCTTGCCACAGTGGCCGATAACGTTTACGGCCAGGCGGGAAGGTCACCGGGATCGTGGCGGCGGACCCGGACGGAACCGGACGGAACCCGGGTCGGGGGGTCAGGGGCCCAGCGGCAGCGGGTCGGCGTCGAAGCAGGTGCGGTCGCCGGTGTGGCAGGCGGCACCGGTCTGGTCGACCTTGACGAGCAGGGTGTCGCCGTCGCAGTCGAGGGCGACGGACTTGACGTGCTGGACGTGCCCCGAGGTGTCGCCCTTGACCCAGTACTCGCCGCGGCTGCGGCTCCAGTACGTGCAGCGGCCGGTGGTGAGCGTGCGGTGCAGCGCCTCGTCGTCCATCCAGCCGAGCATGAGCACCTCGCCGGTGTCGTACTGCTGCGCGATGGCGGGGACGAGCCCGTCGGCGGTGCGCTTGAGGCGGGCGGCCACGGCCGGGTCGAGCGGGGAGGACGGGGACGCGGGGGACGGTGCGGCGGTGTCGGGCATGCCTCTATTGTGCCGCCGGTCCCTCCGGCGTTTCGCGCCGCCCAAAAGGTGCGTTCGGTGATGAACACGGCAGGTTCACCGACCTTGATTCCCTAGTCGCTCGCCGTTGTCACCCGTATGGGGCATCCTTCGTGCATGGGTTTTCCTCCGCCTCCGCCGAACGGTCAGCCGCCACCAGGGCAAGGTGGCGGCTTCGGTCCGCCGCAGAACTTTGGTCCGCCGACTCCACCTCCTCCGCCGGGTGACGGCTACGGCTATCCGCAAGGCGGCCAGGGCGGTTACGGATATCCGCAGGGTGGTCAAGGGGGCCAGGGGGCCAGGGGGGTTACGGCCCGCCCGGTCCTCCCGGACCGCCGGTGCCTCCCGGCGGCTACGGCTATCCGCCCGGTGGCGGCGGCTATCCCCCGCCGCCCGGCGGCGGCAACAACAACGGCCGGAACGCGGCGATAGCGATCGGTGCGGTGGTCGTCGTCGGGGCGATCATCGGCGGCATCGTCCTGGCCAGCAGCGGTGGCGGCGACAAGAAGCCGGACGCGCTCACCAGCTCCAGCTCGTCCTCGTCCACCTCGGCGTTCCCGACGCCGACGGTGACGCTGCCGACCGACCTGCCGACGCTCGACATACCCACCGACCTGCCGACCACCGGCTCCACCACCAGCAGCCCGACCCCGGACCTGGTGCCGTACGTCGTGCTGAACCCGGGCAAGTGCTTCGACCACCCGGGCCTGGACAGCAGCGTGTCCGTCGTCACGACCCGCTCGTGCAGTTCGCCGCACGACGGCGAGGTCGTCGCGAACGAGACCCTGACCGGCAGCTTCACCA from the Streptomyces sp. RKAG293 genome contains:
- a CDS encoding anthranilate synthase component I — translated: MTTATVAPDLETFRKLAEDRRVIPVSRRLLADGDTPVGLYRKLAGERPGTFLLESAENGRSWSRYSFVGVRSAATLTERDGQAHWQGTPPVGVPTGGDPLEALRVTVETLHTPRDLHAGGGLPPFTGGMVGYLGYDIVRRLEKIGEHGEDELRLPELTMLLTSDLAVLDHWDGSVLLIANAINHNDLATGIDEAYADAVARLDAMAADLARPAASAAVELPASELPEFTGRWGSAAYQAAVEDIKERIRAGEAFQVVPSQRFETPCPASALDVYRVLRATNPSPYMYLFRFDGFDVVGSSPEALVKVEDGRALVHPIAGTRPRGATPQEDAALGEELMADPKERAEHLMLVDLGRNDLGRVCEPGSVEVVDFMSVERYSHVMHIVSTVTGRVAEGRTAFDVLTACFPAGTLSGAPKPRAMQIIDELEPVRRGLYGGCVGYLDFAGDSDTAIAIRTALLRDGTAYVQAGAGVVADSDPVAEDTECRNKAAAVLRAVATASRLHTDARA
- a CDS encoding enhanced serine sensitivity protein SseB C-terminal domain-containing protein, whose protein sequence is MSQHPDPTPQPIEVSPLIYRLADSIVLIGVRTGDRGPEPLYTDVSGTLCAVAYTDPEEIRRDLPEGYRLFQITVPELLAQLPPAAGLIIDPRAASPIHVAAEERDVVIAAGLPFPAGAYIKVKASADPQPRLLAAALPRIEAMAAVRRLYLTRYRVADAREKILVVYEVDGVPGADTAAADAVLAAAADIALADPVQIVALGDVPEDLRAVVLADVEPAYVRPDLRG
- a CDS encoding putative T7SS-secreted protein; its protein translation is MSRPADWFILDLHEDPTPGDVFRVRQLATTTRRIADDAEAASRNVRALAGDQATMTWVGAAGDVFKEAIGKFPGQLDKVAHSHHLAADALDGYATSLDSAQSQADRALSQGRQVHDQVKSLHAQLVTANGSLTTLDKAVAPPDPDQVKEQARKHTAAQGQVTSLQSQLSGPQAQLDAAKRLAGQAAELRNTAADTASRSLHEAADAGIPPDSFWHKLGDLAAKAWNGLIVVAKIVVAVGGIIALIIGGPIAWIVFAAALLVLADTIAKYTQGKATLWDVALAALSCIPMTKGLTSLGALKGAFAAEGLLGVGSHLLGAGWGAIKGIGTGAMALWKGRSAIPGLLRALPFTALGKLTSMATELRYGASGALTGFGAGFGDGAGLFGSFRSSLSEGLQGWRGGTQAASELPSQGARAWQGSGGYPGIDLWHDTVIPAGTNAEALHPRITGFAMPEGTMASLGGDSAEISKGVQVGPSDLNQYIQHEYRTEGVTLHFNSDVPAAGAYANANPQFGGGGLPQYFVPDVMSHIDSGAISVIDHSGNVLPVSPNGIATVGPGQNIPLHNFDLPSGSPILTNNRTAATAAGGTTIVGGITRSSVYGSQLTAPSR
- the hisI gene encoding phosphoribosyl-AMP cyclohydrolase encodes the protein MPDTAAPSPASPSSPLDPAVAARLKRTADGLVPAIAQQYDTGEVLMLGWMDDEALHRTLTTGRCTYWSRSRGEYWVKGDTSGHVQHVKSVALDCDGDTLLVKVDQTGAACHTGDRTCFDADPLPLGP